Sequence from the Miscanthus floridulus cultivar M001 chromosome 16, ASM1932011v1, whole genome shotgun sequence genome:
GTTGTGGTTAGTTTCCCTCGCCTTCCCCTTGGCCCTTACCTCCCTGCCATATTCCTTCCACCGATCCGTCAGTTCCACCAGCTGGAGGCGATCCCAATCTCAGATCCGACTAGCGACTCACCCAGCGCAATCTCCCGGCAGGCTCCCCGGTGACTCTCGCGATTGGTTACCTGCTGGCACTGCCGCACACTGCTCGAGAGGAGTAGCGGCGCCCCTGGTTGCGGGTTGGGGCGTCAAGGATGAGCGGGAGGAAGAATGCGGGCAAGGTTTCCCCCTGGTTGCTCGTCCTCATCTCTTTAGGATGCTTCTTTGTGACCTACAACCTCCTGACGATGCACGGCCGGGGACGGGATGGGCCGCGCAAGTtcctcggcggcggcgaggatCGCGACTCAACGGGCTCTGGTTCGGACCCCGCGAAGCGGTTCCACGTCGCGCTTACGGCGACGGACGCACTGTACAGTCAGTGGCAGTCGCGGATAATGCACTACTGGTACAAGGAGATGAGGGACCGACCTGGTTCCGACATGGGTGGCTTCACTAGGATCCTTCACTCGGGGAAGCCTGATGGATTGATGGATGAGATGCCCACCATGGTGGTTGACCCCCTTCCTGAAGGCAAGGATAAGGTGAGGTTTTGGTTGTTCCTTTTGTGGTGTTTGTTTTCAGTTTATGATGATACCACCTTCTGCTCTTGCTGATATGATGATTTATCCAGGGATATATTGTCTTAAATAGGCCTTGGGCGTTTGTCCAGTGGGTCCAGAGAGCAAAGATCGAAGAAgagtaagggcctgtttggttcgtctagtagctactaaatttagtagcttttagtcacaaCTTTTCaaccaaacgctatgactaaaagctactaaaagagcTTTAGTCCTCTCTcgtaactctggagttactaaaagtgactaaaccgtttagtagctactaaacaccccctaagtatatttccttttttttctcaTTATGGCTGAAGGATTTGTATGTTCTCATAATGGAAATATTTGTAGGTATATACTAATGGCAGAGCCAGATCATGTCTTTGTGAAGCCTTTGCCAAACTTAGCGCATGGTGATGAACCAGCAGCATTTCCATTTTTCTACATCAAACCAACTGAGAATGAGAAGATATTGAGGAAGTTTTTTCCAGAAGAAAAAGGGCCTGTTTCAAATATTGATCCAATTGGCAACTCTCCAGTTATAATCAAGAAGGTATCTAATTATCAATAGAATATTGATCTAGTTATGGTGGTTGCCAAAATAGCATATGTGCCCATGACATTGTTCTTCTTGGTTTCTGTTATTTTATTTGTTCTGCACATGTAGATACTGATTTTGTTTTAATGAAATCCATCAATGTTGATCCAATCTGTTTACCTGTCATGTCAATCTTGACTAACCTATTATGGATGCCTTCACAAACATCTTTAGGCTCAGCTTGAGAAGATTGCTCCAACCTGGATGAATGTTTCATTGAAAATGAAAGAGGATCAGGAGACAGACAAAGCATTCGGATGGGTCTTGGAAATGTCAGTAtaaaattcttctctgcttttaTTTATTCTCTTCAACATGTGATTCCTATTAATTTCTCTTTCCCTTTCATATTTGCAGGTATGCATACGCTGTTGCTAGTGCACTGCACGGTGTGCATCATAGTCTCCGTACAGACTTTATGATTCAGGTGCTTAGAAGTCTTGTCACTAGATACAGATAGATCATCTCATAGTGGGGTGATGGCAGTTTATTTCGCTTAAGATGTGTTTGATGATGATTGCAGCCTCCTTGGGACCTGAAAACGGACAACACATTCATCATCCATTATACATATGGATGCGATTATTCAATGAAGGTGATAATACTTCAACTTTAAGCATCTATTAAATATTCAACCATGCTGATTCTCTCTATTGCTCTGTAAAATACTAAAATATATCGATCTACATCAGAGAAAGATGATATGCTTATGCTATTTTTTGTGCTAACTCAGGGTCAGCTAACTTATGGGAAAATTGGTGAATGGCGTTTTGACAAAAGATCTTACCTTCAATCACCACCACCAAGAAATCTTTCACTGCCCCCTCCAGGAGTTCCTGAAAGTGTGGTATGTGCATAATATTTGTAATATTTGGGATGCAtgttgctctttagcttctatagATGATTGGCTTTTTCATGTTTATATGAAAATTCTGAACTGCTTGTTCAATATATAGAAATTTGTCTCAAGTGTTGCACTAGGTCACATTAATTTGCTGTCCTTGCTTATTTTACTCCCCCCCCCCATCTGTTGAAAAAAACGACTGAAATGTATAATATTGATATTAGCGGTCTTGTTCCTGTATGGCGTATATTCTATATATTGTTGGAGATTCATTGTAAACTGTTGGTCACATTTAGGCTAGGTGATCCATCTACCTCATGAAATTTATGTTGCCTCCTATTCATCTGCACCCTTGTGTTTTAGTTCATTTTTACTAAGGGCGAGAAAGGTCCTTTTTCATAGATTATTGCTTGTAGAATTTGAATGAACCAGAATCACGCAGTTTATATCTAAAGATCATTTGTGATATTTTTTTTTATCACCTGATGTTCTAACCTATTTTTGTCATGAATATTAGAAAACTATCGTTTGTTAGCTTAAGCTTTGTGATCATATTGACATCTACAACTGATTGATCCTCAATGATATGCATTTTCAATCATCAGTATATATATTCATGCTATGGTAATATGAGTTCAGCACCAAAAGCTTTAGGATGATTACTATGCTTTATCTTTTGGTCAGAAAGGGCAACATGTGTGCTCGTATTCTAATACAATTGTGATGCATCTGACATTCTGACCAGACATGTTAAGAACCAGACTGAAATCCCAATAAATTTGAAAGTAGGTGCATACTGTTTTTCTGCCTTAAGAAAGGAAAAAATTGTCATACTCTTCTTTTCTTACATTAGATTCTCGGGGAATGTTTTGAATGATGAGGGGAGTGCCTCTGCATAACCTTTGTAGAATTGCTTTGCTTGCCAAATCTTCAATTGTTGATTATTGCAACATATTAAAAACTCTGAAAGAGCAGGTCATCCCAGTTGCGCATATGTTAAATATATAGCTCTTAAATTTGCCTTGTTGTTCTTTTCTAGACAAGTATTATCCAACTGGGACAATACactgttgaaatgttattgtttTTTATCATCCAGAGCTGCTGCCATTTTTGCTGGCAATCCATGCAGCAATGGAGTGGACACTTGAGGAAGCTCAAATGGCATCACAATTTCATTGCAAATTCTAGGGTGAACTTACGGGATTTATGTTGAACAGTTTCTGTCCTTATAATTGTTCCATACTCTATAGCCTTAATGTGTTTGAATCGATATAATTGAAAATCAGGATTTACCACTGGTGGTACGCCATTTCCATTTAATTGACCGTTTATCCTGTTTAAACGGTCGTTTTGCCCACTTAAGTGTCCATttagcccgaataatggctaaatggtAAGTAaccgactgtttaccatttagcgtttagggTAACATTGGGATTttactgatgaggacatcctaTATTTGTATTTTAATCTGAATTTTTTTTCAGGTCACTCTTGTGAAGATGGTTAATGAGGCGACCGCAAACATTCCGGGGTGGGAGGATGAGAGATGATTGATGGTTTGGCTGAGTTGTAGTTTATTCCAGCACCCAGCTGGTATGGTTTTGTTCAAAAACATGGAGGAATATC
This genomic interval carries:
- the LOC136512650 gene encoding hydroxyproline O-arabinosyltransferase NOD3-like, whose translation is MSGRKNAGKVSPWLLVLISLGCFFVTYNLLTMHGRGRDGPRKFLGGGEDRDSTGSGSDPAKRFHVALTATDALYSQWQSRIMHYWYKEMRDRPGSDMGGFTRILHSGKPDGLMDEMPTMVVDPLPEGKDKGYIVLNRPWAFVQWVQRAKIEEEYILMAEPDHVFVKPLPNLAHGDEPAAFPFFYIKPTENEKILRKFFPEEKGPVSNIDPIGNSPVIIKKAQLEKIAPTWMNVSLKMKEDQETDKAFGWVLEMYAYAVASALHGVHHSLRTDFMIQPPWDLKTDNTFIIHYTYGCDYSMKGQLTYGKIGEWRFDKRSYLQSPPPRNLSLPPPGVPESVVTLVKMVNEATANIPGWEDER